Proteins encoded in a region of the Zea mays cultivar B73 chromosome 4, Zm-B73-REFERENCE-NAM-5.0, whole genome shotgun sequence genome:
- the LOC100279417 gene encoding Protein WALLS ARE THIN 1-like, with the protein MADAGEGRRVCGMPEKAQLHVAMLALQFGYAGFHVVSRLALNMGISKLVFPVYRNIIALCLLVPFAYFLEKKDRPQLTLNFVVQFFFLALCGITANQGFYLLGLDNTSPTFASAIQNSVPAITFAMAAALRIEKVRLDRRDGVAKVAGTLACVAGASVITLYKGPTIFGPGGGGGLELASTSKAVAGDKNWTLGCVYLIGHCLSWSGWLVLQAPVLKKYPARLSVTSYTCFFGVIQFLIIAAFMERDADAWKFHSGSELFTILYAGFIASGVAFAVQIWCIDRGGPVFVAVYQPVQTLVVAIMASLTMGEKFYLGGIIGAVLIIAGLYLVLWGKSEERARFARDAATLVSGSGDREGLLPAGGGGIRSASKAAASAATQPLLLPSSTSTDNV; encoded by the exons ATGGCAGAtgcgggggaggggcggcgggTGTGCGGCATGCCGGAGAAGGCGCAGCTGCACGTTGCGATGCTGGCGCTGCAGTTCGGCTACGCGGGCTTCCACGTGGTGTCGCGGCTGGCGCTCAACATGGGCATCAGCAAGCTCGTCTTCCCCGTCTACCGCAACATCATCGCGCTCTGCCTCCTCGTGCCCTTCGCCTACTTTCTAGAGAA GAAAGACAGGCCGCAGCTGACCCTCAACTTCGTCGTCCAGTTTTTCTTTCTCGCGCTCTGCGG CATCACGGCGAACCAAGGGTTTTACCTCCTGGGCCTGGACAACACGTCGCCGACGTTCGCGTCCGCCATCCAGAACTCGGTCCCGGCCATCACCTTCGCCATGGCCGCGGCGCTGCGGATCGAGAAGGTCCGGCTGGACCGCCGCGACGGCGTAGCCAAGGTGGCGGGCACGCTGGCGTGCGTGGCGGGGGCATCCGTCATCACGCTCTACAAGGGCCCCACCATCTTCggtcccggcggcggcggcggcctcgaGCTGGCGTCAACCAGCAAGGCGGTGGCCGGCGACAAGAACTGGACGCTGGGTTGCGTGTACCTGATCGGGCACTGCCTGTCGTGGTCCGGCTGGCTGGTGCTGCAGGCTCCCGTGCTGAAGAAGTACCCGGCACGGCTGTCCGTCACCTCCTACACCTGCTTCTTCGGCGTCATCCAGTTCCTCATCATCGCCGCCTTCATGGAGAGGGACGCCGACGCATGGAAGTTCCACTCCGGATCCGAGCTCTTCACCATCCTATATGCC GGGTTCATCGCGTCCGGGGTGGCGTTCGCGGTGCAGATCTGGTGCATCGACCGCGGGGGCCCGGTGTTCGTGGCGGTATACCAGCCGGTGCAGACGCTGGTGGTGGCCATCATGGCGTCGCTCACCATGGGCGAGAAGTTCTACCTGGGCGGCATCATCGGCGCCGTGCTCATCATCGCCGGCCTGTACCTCGTGCTCTGGGGCAAGAGCGAGGAGAGGGCGCGCTTCGCCAGGGACGCCGCCACCCTCGTCTCCGGCAGCGGCGACCGCGAGGGGCTCCTTCCGGCCGGCGGCGGTGGCATCCGGAGCGCCAGCAAGGCGGCAGCGTCGGCCGCCACGCAGCCTCTCTTGCTGCCGTCCTCCACCTCCACCGACAATGTCTGA